Genomic window (Zingiber officinale cultivar Zhangliang chromosome 2B, Zo_v1.1, whole genome shotgun sequence):
AACTGATATGATTTTTCTTGGTAACGTTTTCTTTCCTATAATAAATTATGTAGCTCATTCAAGAGTGTGATCAGAAAGTTTGATTGTAGAAATTGTCTATTCATAATAATTCTTCCAGTTTACCTTGCAATACCTTTATTGCCATGAAAATGTTAAAATCATCCTATATTTTATGAAAATTCAACTATGCAAGATGGTTTCCAATCTTTAATACTGTCTTCTTGGTTTAGTTTCATGCATTTACAAATGTAAGAAGAATGGGTGGCATGTACATGAATAACAATATAAATAACATGGGAGACTATGAATTATCTTGGTGTAAGCCTCTTCTACACTTGAACCAAGAGCCTAGAATGTCATTTACCAATACCAgtgaagtcctagttgtgacgaTGTTCATCTTGGTGTAAGCATCTTCTACACTTGAACCAGGAGCTCTAGAGTGCAATTTACCCAGTGAAGTCCTAATTGTGGCAATGTTCATGGTGGTGTAAGCCTTTTGAACACTTGAACCAGGAGCCCTAGAGTGTCATTTGCCGATACCGGTGAAATCTTAGTTGTGACAATGTACTTCAAACAGATGATCAATTTTGGTAAGAAATAAAGTAGTGAAAGAACATGAAATATATTCACCCAAATAACAtaatcaaaagcctttttgaaatCAATATGGTTATAATCCTCTGAGTGGCTGGTGTTGCAATTTACTATGTTAAAGTTCTATGACAATTCAACAATGAGGAATTTTTTTTTACGAATAGAGAAATCCATGGTGCAAAATCAAGTGCATCACGAGTGAGTGATAAGGTCCAGACAAAAGGAAACTCAAGGCTTGTTTTTTTGGAGAGAAATGGGACTTATAGGAAACACAGAGCATTAAGTTGTTTATTATTTCCTTATTCAACTAACTTTTATATCCTCATTTTCTCACTTTCCATTTCTCTTCAAGTAAACAGCCCTTCAGTAGCAGAAGTGTAATAATAAAGAGGCTTAAGTGCAACTTTTGATATGGGAAGCCAAAAAGTAGATTGACTAATTGCATCCACCTTGTCTATTTACTTCAAAGCTATATTCGAGTGCAGCTCTTATAGAAAGGAGTTAGTGTTCAGAAAATCATCGTATGTTTTTCCTTGTGTAGAATTTTACATAACAATTCCTTCTATGGAGTTGTTCCTGTTGGCATTGGGCAATTGCAAAAGCTGGAGGTACTGGATTTAGGACACAATAAATTTAGTGGGCCACTTCCACCTGATCTTGGAGATATTGTATCTCTCAAAATACTGTAAGTAAACAATATGGTATATGACTTCACCACTGATTTTacttctctgtttttttttataaataaaataaaataactataGCTCAATCTTGAACATGCTTAAATGCAGCATCCTAGGAGGCAATGAATTTGCTACTAACTTATCGCCTGTAATGCATAAGCACAAGACTCTCCCAGTTCAGGATGACAAAGAAACTTTGCCACCAAATAGGTAATAATTTCTTATATCATTAAAGGTTTTTATCCTGCTAAATTTTTGTTTTTTCCCTTTGCACttgagtttctttttttttacatCTTATCTTTTGGAGAATTAAAAGGTCATGCTCTAAACCTTTTGTCTGGAATTATATAATCCGTTTGTGCTATCAGCTAAGTTTTCTGTCTATCATACAATAGTTTAATACTTTCTTCATAAAAGTAAacaataatttaattgattttgtagaatcttatattATTTGACCATTCCAATATTCAGATATTATAAGTGGGGCACTTACACCCTTCGGTCTGTCAGTCTTGCTCCTCTTGAGGGGCCTTTTGATGTTCAACAAGAATGCTTGGCTCTACACGAAAAATAAGGCTTGCACATTTGTTCCATATAAAGTGAAAGAAAACCCACTAGTCTGTTTTAATCAATAGTTCAATATAGAGGGAAGGTAGTCACCTATGTATAGAAAGGATGAAAGAATTTTATAATGATTATTCATACTTTATTGATAGTCGCCTGTAAAGGAGCATGCGTTAACACTGCTGACATGATGCTTACATTTATTAATTACGTTGTCAGAACAGATTCAGTCTAGATTCAATTAGTTGCACAATGGTTGGAAATACCAGCTATTAGTATTGATAACAAAAATGTTCAATATTGAGACAACCAACATCTATAACGAGAATGACTCAGGGTAATATGAATGCACCCAGATGTTTATAAGAATGTCGGTCACCATGAATTAATAGCAATTCACATGGGCACAtggcatgatttttttttttgttaaataagGTAATCTGTATGAACTTGATAACCATGTAATGATGTGTTGAAGGAGATTCTGATAGAACTTTCTCACGGGGAAGGCCTGCCAGGCTTGGCCTTTTTTAGTTTAATGTTTtagtaataaaaagaaaatatttacaaCAATAGTGAGTCCTGTGCATAACAAAGACAAAAACAGCACAGGAAAGAAACCTTTGAAGTAGATAACTTTCAAATGCATTACTAGACCGTAACAATTTTATCAATCTATTGTAGAGAAGTGAATCCAAGAAACTGGAGGCTTTTGGCAAGAGAACTAGCTCAATCACCAAATCGTCCACCGTCTTCACCTCTTCCGCCACCCCACCAGTCCCGTTCAAAAACTCATGTGGTTATCCTTTTGTCAACTGCAGGATCAGTTTGTTTTCTGATTGTCGCTTTTCTGATATATTGGTACTCCAACCGTGCCAAAAAGGTTGTTGTGATGCCATTAACTGGTCTATCGACAAGAGGCTCAAAACCTCCTGGGAGAAGTATGTTTATATCAAATGCTGTGTGGATTTTCAGCTACTTGTTTGCTGCATTCACTAATATGTGCTTTCATGGCAGGACTCCTCGTATTTAAACGGTCAGAACTTGAAGCAGCTTGTGAGGATTTTTGCAATATTGTCGGATCCTTTTCAAATTTTACACTATACAAGGGGACACTTTCAAGTGGAGTTGAAGTAGCAGTTACATCCACTCTTATCGCATCCACAAAAGATTGGTTAGCACGAGATGAAACTCAATTCAGGAAGAAGGTCCAGAGTAGTTATATTGTTTTTCTGTTCATATATTGGTATGTGTTCTTCTTGCTCTGACCTTCCTATGTTTTGCCTACAGGTATCGGTGTTGTCCAACTTCAATCACAACAACTTCATGAACCTTCTTGGCCATTGCAATGAAAATGAGCCATTTACCAGAATGCTGGTATTTGAGTATTCACCAAATGGGACACTTTTTGAGCATTTGCACAGTGAGTACCTAAGAAATTATGCAACCTGCAAATTTTGGCTGCCTAGTAGATGTCTTGCGTCGTTGCGATTAATCTGTGCCATTCATAAAACATCTTATTCCTGTAGTCCTCTATTGCatggttttgaaaactgttttgtgCCAATTGACATTGGTGAAACTTATCATTTGTCCGCCAATTGGCTCGTGAAACAAGTTTGAATCCTTCAATACAAAAAAGGCCCATACTTCGCACATGAAACCAGTTCAAATCCCTCATACAAAGCGAGGGGCAGACTTCCATGAGTGGTGCAATAGACCTTCTGTGAACAAGCACAATTGAGCTTCGCTGTGAGTGCCCGGTTTCCATGAATGACCTTGGGGACCAGGCTTCTACAAGCATGATGGGGGCTTTAACTTGCGACTTCTGAAATGAGGTAAGCCACAATAAGGGACCTTCTGCAAGTCCAATATCTTCCTCATCTCCCTTTTTCCTCTTCCTACGGatatgcttcctcttcttgtcttccTCCTGCTCCCTGAGTCCTTCATCCTTGGTGTCTCGAGCAGCTCAACACAATTTTGACACTGCATCATTCTAGCCTGGGACCAAAACCCTGGTCTGTAATAATTCTTCAGACCTTGCTCATATGCTATAACGCTTTGAAGAACTAGTTTTTCGATCAGTTCATTTAGAAGAACAATGAAGCAAATCACTGGAGATATCTGACACCGAAAAGCCAAAGCAGGGTATTTTGGTTTTGTTTGGTCTAAACTTTTAAGAACAAAGGCTTTTTCAGTGAAAATTTCCACCGTTTCTTTCATGTCGCATTTTAACACAAGCAGCAAAAATTTCTAGATGTCATACCTCAAAACAAACGTTTGTTCGTTGTCATATAGTTTCAACTAAGATTTTTTATATATGGTTTAACTACTGATTCATATAAATATTGCTTGGCCTTGCAATTAAGACTGGTTCTAGAGACTGATTCATATGATTCTTTGGTCTTGCAGTTAAGGAAGTAGAGCAATTGAACTGGAGTGTGCGATTACGCATAGCTGCAGGCGTCGCGTACTGTCTCGAGCAAATGATGCAGCTTAACTGTCCAATCCTCCGAAACTTGAACTCCTCTTCCATCTACCTCACTGAAGATTATGCAGCCAAGGTTTCTGATCTTGAGTTCTGGAATAAGCAACCGGATGCAGACGAGGCATCTGAAGGATCAAACGAAAGCATCATCGTTTACAAGTTCGGGATAGTTCTCCTGGAGATCATTTCGGGAAGGCTTCCATACTCGGAAGATGATGGCTTGCTTGTGCTCTGGGCTTCGAGCTATTTGAATGGGAGTCGGTCGATCAAAGATATGGTTGACGAGACCCTCAACTCGGTGCCTGAGGAAGATATCATCGGACTGACAGAGATCATTAGGTCCTGCATCATTGATGATCCAGAAAAGCAAGCTACCATGACGGAAGTAGCTTCCCAAATGAGGCTGATCACAGCGATTCCACCAGAGGCCGCTTGCCCAAAGCTTTCACCATTGTGGTGGGCAGAACTACAAATTGTTTCTTGAAGTTCAGTTAGCGACATTGCTCAATTGTAGCTGATTCGATTCCTCGATATAAAAAGCATGTCGAGAACAAGTCGGTCTCAATTCTCAACTACAAGGGACTTATGTTGCATTGTCGTATATAAGGTGCTGAAGAACTCAACTACTGGGGACTCCGTTGAAAATATTATTCCTCCTACAAATTCATAATACTAATATATAAAAAGAGAAAAAGGATAACTAAAATATTGTAGAAGACATATCTCTAGATGCATCATAGTGAAAAGTTTCTCTCGGTAGGATTTTAAATATTACCAGTGTTTTGGAATTTTTCTTGAATGCTTGTAATTGTTGGAATAGTATCGAAAGCTGTCGGAACATTGATTTATACTAAACTAAAATGCAAACTTCATTTATAAGGATTATTCAGACTACAGGAAGCTTTGAGCATCCAAATAAATAACATACTTAGCTTTGGGCACTGATCCAAATAAATAACATACCTCACTCGATCATTGCAATTGGAGATGACGAGGAGGAAAGTTGCATTTCACCAGTTAAGACTTCGATGGTCCAAAGGGGAGTGTCGTTTGTCTTTGTTGAGTTGTTGCACCGTGCTGCAACAAAGGAAGCACATTGACCGGGTTAGCCCTAGATTTTGATGGGTAATAATAAAATTGatgctataaaaataattttattatcagAATAAGGTTTTTACCATAATAAAAAGAGATCAAACAGACTAAATGAGTAAtctaaaatcattttttatttaatCATGCACCAAGCTAAATCAACATGGATCAAACAGGAAATTCTGCCTAAATTGAAGCCTCGAAGGGTCTAAGCGCGTGTGTATTGTCAGCGAGCATCGGTGGTGATGCAACGATGCAACGACGACGACACTGGAAATCACAGTGTGGGAACTAGGAAGGTGGTTGTCGATGGCTGTCAAAGTGGGCGAAAGCGAAGAATTTGAGTATGAGACAGGAACAAAAGTGAATTTAGGGTTTaggaagaaatagaaaaaaatagaGGAAAAAAAGATATGATCGAACTCCCTCCCAtgaatatttttctcttttattattaacacttttataaaaagaaatctacgatcattttagattttataattagattttttttaattaattttttattcaataaatattaatctttcttttttctaATGGAAATGGGCCCTATCCGAGGTGGAGCCCTGTGCACCAGCCTCACCTTGACCACCCTAAGGTTAGTCATACACATTGAGTTGTTAAATCATGTTGTACTGTGGTGTTTAGGTTTCGATTTGATGAAAAAGATGCACATTTGCCGGTCGTCGGTGTTGGTTCAGACTCACATCAGGAAGAGAAATCGAGTATGGCATAGTACTGCAACATCAGAAACACATTAAGTTGCTGCACCATAAGTTTGATAAAGAAGATGAGCCATGCTACAGTGTGGTATTTATGTTTAGGCACCAGCCATCGCTGTTGGTTCGGACACACTTCGGGAAGATAAATCACGCGTGATTCAAATACATGCAATAGCCATGCTAAAAGAGGCGGACAGCCATAAGGGGAAGGCAGAGGATATCTTATACATTATTTGATATTAAAAATTATGTATGTGAAATGGATATTTTACCAACTTAATTACGCCCGTTTAAAATTCGAACTTCCGTGAACCGTTTCTTTATTATCTGTCAGTCAAATTTTCCGTGGATCAGTCGGTTGGAATAAGTGCAATTACCAATAAGAGGTTGAATGGACCCAAACCCAAACCCAAACCGGTCTGGTAAGTAAACCGGATTTCCAAatctttaaattatattttccCGCTCGAGTCCGCCCTCCAAACAAACACGGAAGACGGCCGCAGCGGGATCGAGATCGAGATCGCATCTCGGAGCCGGAGATGAGATGGGCTCACTCTCGGAACCCCCCGATCCGTCCTTTACCGTGGCGGAGGAAGACGTCGAGTCATCGGTGCCGCCGCCGGTGGCAAGTCCTGGCTCATTATCAGGTGAGTTCCTTTAGTCACACTTCGCGAATTAGGGTTTCTTATCCAGATAAATTCGTGATTTTTTCCCTGTTATTGTGACCTAGATGTTAATTCGAAGCTTTACGGTGTTCCTTCTATATTTGGCGTTGTTCAATCTGTGATTTAAACGGTTTTTCTATGTGAAGTGAAAAGCTGATCACTGAGGTTGCTTGTCTAGTCAGAAAAAAATCCATTCTTTCCGATGTTGTCagcttattttctagattctagcGACAGATTATAAGCAGAAAAAAAATCCTTTCTAGATGTCCTGCGTATAATCTGTCGCTAGAAtctaaaaatttttatttctaagttttttcCTCCTTCTGAATTCTGACTAATAGTCTCTTGGAGTCAATAGTTATTTTCAGTAATCCTGTTTTAGGCATTTCTTTCATGCTTGCCGGGTTTGTGTTGCTCAGCTACTCTCTGAGGCACTTGGGAATAGTCAGCTGCTTATAATTTCATATCAGTGCTCTAAACTCACTCTGGTTGctcatttttcttccttttaagaTAGAATGGGTATGCAATGAAATTTGAATTTTGCTTGTGACTTCATCTTATCAGATGTAGGATTGCTGGATTATAAGGTTGATCTAAACCACTATTGTCAATCACCCAAACATTTGGACAAGGAGAATTTATCCTCTATTGAAGAAGACAGTTTGGACATGTCAACTTTTTCTAAATTGGGAACAACACAGAAGAGGAGCAAAAAGGATAATGGTGTTAACTTGAGGAAAAGCTTAGCTTGGAACCCAGCATTTTTCACTGAAGAaggtttttttaatcaaaataatcTGACAAGCTACTTGTTGAGTTCCCTGAATAATTCACTGTATTAATAGGTGTGCTCAATCCATTGGAGCTGTGTGTCCTTAGTGGATCTTCCTTGAGGTCGAAGGAGAAGGTTCTTTCTGTGGTCAATGGACAGATGTCACCACTACTAGGACTCCATGATAGAACTCCCGTCAATGCTGTTGACCACCAGAAGTTCTATGGCAAAATGGATGCACTTTCTGCAAGCAAAAACAACATACAATTTAAAGCAGAGAATCTACATAGCAAGTTAAATGCTTCAATTTGGGAAGAACTGCAAGAGGTAAAGGTTATTGTTTTTCAAGATATGAGTTGCATTTTGTTCCTAATACTGTGAGGGTTCAACTCCCTCTAAGCCATTATATTTGCAACGTCTAGGCTGAAGGAACCAAATCCTCAAGCAGGATCATTGGAAGAGTCGCATCTAGATTAGCAACTCCATCTTCATATCCTTTTGCCACTTTCTGCCTTGATGCAAAGATAAGATTGCTCTTTTATGATCTGGGATTCATGGTTTCATTCATGCAACAGAGATTTCTACTACAATTATCTCCATAAGTCATATTTTCATAAAATTGAATAAGCAATCACTTGATTGTAGACTTAACTTTGTTATACGCAAAAGAGAATTGCAAACACAAATGCTGCAAATCCTACATCCAAAATTCCAAAGCTCGTGCCTGCAAAGTCACATACTGCTTCTATTCCAATGACCTCTAGGGATGCCATCCCTTCTGTGAGGAACTTTAATTCCAATACAAGTGTCAATGCAGgtacatttttttttgtcaagaAGGTATTGTGAAGTTTGCCATGTAGAATAATGTAACTCATTGACCATGCTAAGCCTTCTATTCTAAATTTGCAGTTAACATGGAGGAGCGTACTCTTCAAATGAGGTGTTTTCAATCAAACACCAGAAAACAATCTGCCTGTTCTCTATCAATGAAACCTTCTGCAATTGATTGTTCTAGACCGTTGGTGAGGAGAAAGATATTTCAACTGCCTTTTTTTTACATTGAATCTTGACACCAAGTTACAACATTATCTTAGCAATAGTATTATCTTCATTCAATTTATCTTTGTATCCATTGATCAAAGTGTAGATTCTTTGAGACAAGATTTTATACTTTTCAGGTTCCACAAATAAATAAAGGTGCAACTGAAAGTTCATCAATTTCTAAAGTGGTGAAGGGAACAGCCATTTCTTCTATCTCTGCTAATGGATCTTCATCACTTCCTAAAAAAGTTTATGGAGATGCTGTTTTACATGCAAAACTATCTGGGTTGCGGATGCCTTCTCCATCACTAGGATTTTTTCAGAAGGTATAACATATAATTAATAGTGAAGTTGCTACAAAATTTGTAATCGTTGCATATTGGATGCATGAGGGTTTGAAATGTTCAAGGTCACTCTAATTTAATTAAGGTGCCATTTGATAATTGGATCACAGGATTAGTCAGGCTTGTTTGAATGGAAATACATTATTGACAAAGATAACTCCCAACCCCTGTTGTGTTTTCTGAGTGTATATGTTGATATTTGTCTATTGTTAGTTTCAAGTACATCAAAAGGGCGTGTAGGAGTGTGCTTATTTTTATACTTCATTTAAGTTGGTTCCAAGTCCATAGAAAAGGAGGCTACCTTTAGGTGATATTTTTTATACTTGATATTCTGACATCACTAGAAGTAACTCATCTCAGTTTGATCTTCTGGTTACCCATTGTTGTTTGAACTACAACAGTAACTCAGTAATATAATTGCACCAAAACAGTAGCAAGCATGCAATAATCAGATAAATGAAAGAGTAAGGTTGAGAAATTGGTATTTCCGGTTGAAGCGccggcgtgccgactgtctttagagaatttattgccgcccacggtgcagaggctctccggcaaaattctcccaagatccgacaaccactcgcgtcgttcgtaggtgcactccaagacgaacggcgcactcggactcaacctcagatcgcgcagaaccaagcctcagaacaaagggaaaagaagaagaagcacgcactagagagggaagaagagagcAGAATGCTTTGGTGTGTT
Coding sequences:
- the LOC122045921 gene encoding inactive receptor-like serine/threonine-protein kinase At2g40270 → MRKGGGLEVVVSSFLWIWLTCLWWEFCDSLNDEGRALLAFKGRVEVDPYGALANWDEDKVDSCSWFGVQCSADGRVLVLNLKDHSLKGTLSPDINKLKHLNALILHNNSFYGVVPVGIGQLQKLEVLDLGHNKFSGPLPPDLGDIVSLKILILGGNEFATNLSPVMHKHKTLPVQDDKETLPPNREVNPRNWRLLARELAQSPNRPPSSPLPPPHQSRSKTHVVILLSTAGSVCFLIVAFLIYWYSNRAKKVVVMPLTGLSTRGSKPPGRRLLVFKRSELEAACEDFCNIVGSFSNFTLYKGTLSSGVEVAVTSTLIASTKDWLARDETQFRKKVSVLSNFNHNNFMNLLGHCNENEPFTRMLVFEYSPNGTLFEHLHIKEVEQLNWSVRLRIAAGVAYCLEQMMQLNCPILRNLNSSSIYLTEDYAAKVSDLEFWNKQPDADEASEGSNESIIVYKFGIVLLEIISGRLPYSEDDGLLVLWASSYLNGSRSIKDMVDETLNSVPEEDIIGLTEIIRSCIIDDPEKQATMTEVASQMRLITAIPPEAACPKLSPLWWAELQIVS